A single genomic interval of Daucus carota subsp. sativus chromosome 1, DH1 v3.0, whole genome shotgun sequence harbors:
- the LOC108194565 gene encoding uncharacterized protein LOC108194565 translates to MATNGKARSTLINGLNQAEYDKVSSLKSAKEIWDALEAYHEGSKGLRKVKLGQLMKELGAFGLQKGETIKEAQARFQLIVNNLGRLGKIIPQSELNMNILASVPFDFQSKVTALEAAHNIDTMDHLALFAELEQFERKMHSKKHDAPVEKMKNLALIVEKSKPESDEESDEDLALLSKKIQRMINKHSQLKREKGKDKAKYSSSRRPSKESKDQNCFECGKPSHFKKDCYKLKSKQPAVSKDKKKKSKALLTWSDDEEESASSDESGEELINLALVGMEDDNVRGLTDDGLVETDSEDDNSEVSSFKFDISNDNLVLEQLTMQEQDHIPNEEYNSLKAENSKLIEKNNYLKNMVQELMQKIDKFFDSKEPTQARMKELQEKLDQAEGFHKVLMRRNEVQKEEISQLKQEVEARDACLETFKLKESTKLHTSQTAPSTSQPAATTPVPTATTNQQAEKIKILETEVLKLRKGMGTFVQGEEGLKYMMKSIKVPLDKEGVGHNFNKKGNALKYEGRRGKPYKYAMPWKKCANCGGQGHLAQYCRVRPQRQYFHNRPEDKTAYWNRKVAYQNFNGPNRSYNRSYNRIYNRSYNRGYRTQQHPQRQYFQNRSKDKTAYWNKKTAYQNGPNRSYRTKQHTYPTVMCLAAKIKSTQWIIDSGCTRHMCGDKIQFKSLKLKRGGGVTIGDSKTLPILGKGKVGNDTASISNVRFVKGLKYNLLSVSQLHDDGHKVEFSKDKCVITVGTNQIPLVARRKGNIYILDFELQKTACCLAAVDADPTFWHRRLGHAHMDLLKKLSSKELVRGLPKLKYAKTEVCSACQLGKQIRSTHKAKNLVSTSQPLELLHLDLFGPEAYKSIGGKQYCLVVVDDYSRYSWTLFLRTKDCAFEEFEILIKLLENKLKTKLIGIRSDHGGEFQKDFIT, encoded by the exons ATGGCTACTAATGGAAAGGCTAGAAGTACTCTCATCAATGGTCttaatcaagctgaatatgacaaggtgtcatctctcaaatctgcaaaggagatatgggatgctttggaagctTATCATGAAGGATCAAAGGGTCTAAGGAAAGTAAAATTGGGACAACTAATGAAGGAACTTGGTGCTTTCGGATTGCAGAAGGGAGAAACCATCAAAGAAGCTCAAGCTAGGTTTCAACTCATTGTTAATAACCTAGGGAGACTTGGAAAGATAATTCCTCAATCAGAACTCAACATGAACATTCTTGCTTCTGTTCCATTCGACTTTCAATCCAAAGTAACTGCCTTGGAAGCTGCTCACAATATTGATACAATGGATCATCTAGCTCTTTTTGCTGAATTGGAACAATTTGAGAGAAAGATGCATTCCAAGAAGCATGATGCTCCAgttgagaaaatgaagaacttGGCTCTTATTGTTGAAAAGAGCAagccagaatcagatgaggaatcAGATGAAGATCTTGCACTCCTTTCCAAGAAGATTCAAAGGATGATTAACAAGCATAGTCAGCTGAAAAGGGAGAAAGGCAAGGATAAGGCTAAGTACTCAAGTAGCAGAAGGCCCTCCAAGGAATCAAAGGATCAGAACTGCTTTGAATGTGGAAAGCCTAGTCACTTCAAGAAGGACTGCTACAAGCTTAAGTCAAAACAGCCTGCTGTTTCTAAAGACAAAAAGAAGAAATCTAAAGCACTTCTgacttggagtgatgatgaagaagaatctgccTCCAGTGATGAATCTGGTGAGGAACTGATCAATCTTGCACTTGTTGGCATGGAGGATGACAATGTTCGAGGACTCACCGATGATGGTCTTGTCGAAACTGACTCCGAGGATGACAACAGTGAGGTTAGTTCgttcaaatttgatatttccaatgataatcttgtgctagaacaactaaccatgcaggagcAAGATCATATTCCAAATGAGGAATATAATTCCCTCAAGGCAgaaaacagcaagctgattgaaaAGAACAACTATCTTaagaacatggttcaagagctTATGCAGAAGATAGATAAATTCTTTGACTCCAAAGAACCTACCCAAGCCAGAATGAAGGAACTTCAGGAAAAGCTAGATCAAGCTGAAGGGTTTCATAAAGTTTTGATGAGACGAaatgaagttcagaaggaaGAGATCTCCCAGCTGAAACAAGAAGTAGAAGCCAGAGATGCATGCCTAGAGACATTCAAATTAAAAGAATCCACAAAGCTGCATACATCTCAGACTGCTCCCAGCACATCTCAGCCTGCTGCAACTACTCCAGTGCCCACTGCTACAACAAATcagcaagctgaaaagatcaaaattCTCGAAACAGAAGTATTGAAGCTCAGAAAAGGAATGGGAacttttgttcaaggagaagaaggtCTAAAGTACATGATGAAGAGCATCAAGGTTCCACTAGATAAAGAAGGTGTTGGTCACAACTTCAACAAGAAAGGAAATGCTCTCAAGTATGAAGGAAGGCGTGGCAAACCATACAAATATGCTATGCCCTGGAAGAAATGTGCAAACTGTGGAGGACAAGGACATCTAGCTCAGTATTGCAGAGTCAGGCCTCAAAGACAATATTTCCATAACAGACCAGAAGACAAAACAGCCTACTGGAACAGGAAAGTAGCTTACCAGAATTTCAATGGTCCCAACAGAAGCTACAACAGAAGCTACAACAGAATCTACAACAGAAGCTACAACAGAGGCTACAGAACCCAGCAACATCCTCAAAGACAGTACTTCCAGAACAGATCAAAAGACAAAACAGCCTACTGGAACAAGAAGACAGCTTACCAGAATGGTCCAAACAGAAGCTACAGAACTAAGCAACATACATATCCTACTGTG ATGTGTCTTGCTGCTAAGATCAAGTCTACACAATGGATCATTGATAGTGGCTGTACAAGGCATATGTGTGGAGACAAAATTCAGTTTAAGAGTCTTAAGTTGAAAAGAGGAGGAGGAGTAACTATTGGTGATAGTAAGACTCTCCCTATTCTAGGTAAAGGTAAAGTAGGTAATGACACTGCCTCTATTTCCAATGTTAGATTTGTTAAAGGCTTAAAGTATAATTTGCTTAGTGTAAGTCAATTGCATGATGATGGTCATAAAGTTGAATTCTCTAAGGATAAATGTGTTATTACTGTTGGTACTAACCAAATTCCTCTAGTTGCTAGAAGgaaaggaaatatatatatcttagatTTTGAGTTGCAGAAAACAGCCTGCTGTTTAGCTGCTGTGGATGCTGATCCAACCTTTTGGCATAGAAGATTGGGTCATGCTCACATGGACTTGCTTAAGAAGTTGTCAAGCAAGGAGCTAGTGAGGGGTCTGCCCAAATTAAAGTATGCCAAGACCGAGGTGTGTTCAGCATGTCAGCTAGGCAAGCAAATCCGAAGCACTCATAAGGCTAAGAATTTGGTATCAACTTCTCAACCTCTAGAACTCTTACACTTAGACTTGTTTGGTCCTGAGGCTTATAAAAGCATTGGAGGTAAGCAATACTgtttggttgttgttgatgattattctcgaTATTCATGGACTTTATTTCTTCGTACGAAAGATTGTGcatttgaagaatttgaaattctaatcaAACTTCTTGAGAATAAGTTGAAAACCAAGCTTATAGGTATAAGGAGTGATCATGGAGGTGAATTCCAAAAGGACTTTATTACATag